One part of the Symphalangus syndactylus isolate Jambi chromosome 1, NHGRI_mSymSyn1-v2.1_pri, whole genome shotgun sequence genome encodes these proteins:
- the RAX gene encoding retinal homeobox protein Rx, whose protein sequence is MHLPGCAPAMADGSFSLAGHLLRSPGGSTSRLHSIEAILGFTKEDGILGTFPAERGARGAKERDRRLGARPACPKAPEGGAEPSPPPAPAPAPEYEAPRPYCPKEPGEARPSPGLPVGPATGEAKLSEEEQPKKKHRRNRTTFTTYQLHELERAFEKSHYPDVYSREELAGKVNLPEVRVQVWFQNRRAKWRRQEKLEVSSMKLQDSPLLSFSRSPPSATLSPLGAGPGSGGGPAGGALPLESWLGPPLPGGGATALQSLPGFGPLAQSLPASYTPPPPPPPFLNSPPLGPGLQPLAPPPPSYPCGPGFGDKFPLDEADPRNSSIAALRLKAKEHIQAIGKPWQAL, encoded by the exons ATGCACCTGCCGGGCTGCGCGCCAGCCATGGCCGACGGGAGCTTCTCGCTTGCCGGCCACCTGCTCCGCAGCCCGGGCGGGAGCACCTCGCGATTGCACAGCATCGAGGCCATCCTGGGGTTTACCAAGGAAGACGGGATCCTCGGCACCTTCCCGGCGGAGCGGGGCGCCCGGGGCGCGAAGGAGCGGGATAGGAGGCTGGGCGCTCGGCCCGCCTGCCCCAAGGCGCCCGAGGGAGGCGCCGAGCCCTCCCCGCCGCCAGCCCCGGCGCCTGCCCCCGAGTACGAAG CCCCTCGCCCCTACTGCCCCAAGGAGCCCGGGGAGGCACGGCCGAGCCCAGGGCTGCCCGTCGGGCCAGCCACCGGCGAAGCGAAACTGTCAGAGGAGGAACAGCCCAAGAAAAAGCATCGGCGGAACCGCACGACTTTCACCACGTACCAGCTGCATGAGCTGGAGCGCGCGTTCGAGAAGTCCCACTACCCGGACGTGTACAGCCGCGAGGAGCTGGCCGGCAAGGTCAACCTACCCGAGGTCCGGGTCCAG GTGTGGTTCCAGAACCGACGGGCCAAGTGGCGGCGGCAGGAGAAGCTGGAAGTGTCCTCCATGAAGCTGCAGGACTCGCCTCTCCTCTCCTTCAGCCGCTCCCCGCCCTCGGCGACGCTGTCGCCCCTCGGCGCGGGCCCTGGCAGCGGTGGCGGGCCGGCTGGGGGCGCGCTGCCGCTGGAGTCCTGGCTGGGGCCGCCGCTGCCGGGCGGGGGCGCCACGGCGCTGCAGAGCCTGCCGGGCTTTGGGCCGCTGGCGCAGAGCCTGCCTGCCAGCTacacgccgccgccgccgccgccgcccttCCTCAACTCCCCGCCGTTGGGCCCCGGCCTGCAGCCTCTCGCGCCGCCGCCGCCCTCCTACCCGTGCGGGCCCGGCTTCGGGGACAAGTTCCCGCTGGACGAGGCGGACCCGCGCAACAGCAGCATCGCGGCGCTGCGTCTGAAAGCCAAGGAGCACATCCAGGCCATCGGGAAGCCGTGGCAGGCCCTCTAG